One genomic window of Magnolia sinica isolate HGM2019 chromosome 3, MsV1, whole genome shotgun sequence includes the following:
- the LOC131240930 gene encoding receptor like protein 29-like yields MTSLSLSLSLSHTRTRIQAQRPNVSSLKKEKIKIKIPMFPPSLTFLLSAILLLLPSSLSTHAKHHTQNVKSMNMNMDPLELDTLFHIMESMSSDRKWRLSNPSPCNPGSSWPGIECKPGNDNLLHVSRLDFGTPPNPSCKKTATFPTQIFNLPYLQSIFFFNCFILTKTSLSIPPQTTHRPITSLQQLSLRSNHALVGPIPPQISTLKSLQILTLSQNRLHGEIPVEISSLTSLIHLDLSYNFLTGSIPNQIGNLRSLVGLDLSYNSLIGPIPAGIGQLVLLQKLDLSSNSLTGGIPDSLESLSLLVFIALNNNRLMGKFPKGLGKLQSLQYFIMDENPMFTPLPAGFGRLVKLQELRLANSGYSGVIPSSFSQLLNLTTLSLQNNRLTGEIPVGLRNLSHIYHLNLSRNLLVGVVPFDVGFLKRLGMNVDLSGNPGLCLNGSEGFEGAKMGISSICGNSNKTGFFVHPLKRSSARSGVCSLGNLVGVLGVWGLYQRLY; encoded by the coding sequence AtgacatctctctccctctctctctctctctcacacacacgcacacgtatACAAGCACAGAGGCCCAACGTCTCTtccctcaaaaaagaaaaaataaaaataaaaattccaatgtTTCCTCCATCTCTTACATTCCTACTCTCTGCAATACTCCTTTTACTCCCTTCTTCTCTGTCTACCCATGCAAAACACCATACCCAAAACGTCAAATCCATGAACATGAACATGGACCCTTTGGAACTAGACACCCTCTTCCACATCATGGAGAGCATGTCTTCTGATAGGAAATGGAGGCTCTCTAATCCAAGCCCATGTAACCCAGGCTCTTCATGGCCTGGCATTGAATGCAAGCCAGGCAATGACAATCTCCTTCATGTCTCAAGGTTGGATTTTGGGACACCACCCAATCCATCCTGCAAAAAAACAGCCACATTCCCAACCCAAATCTTCAATCTCCCGTACCTCCAATCAATCTTCTTTTTCAACTGCTTCATACTCACCAAAACCTCCCTCTCCATACCCCCACAAACCACCCACAGACCAATCACCTCCCTCCAACAGCTCAGCCTCAGATCAAACCATGCTCTTGTTGGGCCCATCCCACCACAAATCTCCACCCTCAAATCTCTGCAAATCCTCACACTTTCGCAGAACCGTCTCCATGGGGAGATACCAGTGGAAATCTCTAGCTTGACCTCTCTCATACACCTTGATTTGAGCTACAATTTCCTCACAGGAAGCATCCCAAACCAGATAGGAAACCTCAGAAGCCTTGTAGGCCTTGATTTGAGCTATAATTCTCTAATAGGCCCCATCCCTGCAGGAATTGGGCAGTTGGTTCTTCTTCAGAAGCTTGATTTAAGCTCAAATTCACTGACAGGAGGCATTCCAGACAGCTTAGAGAGCCTCAGTCTCTTGGTTTTCATAGCTCTCAACAACAACAGACTAATGGGGAAGTTCCCAAAGGGGCTGGGAAAGCTACAGAGCCTTCAGTACTTTATCATGGATGAAAATCCAATGTTCACGCCATTGCCTGCTGGTTTTGGAAGACTGGTGAAACTACAGGAGCTGAGGCTTGCGAATTCAGGATATTCTGGAGTAATTCCTTCAAGCTTTTCTCAGCTGTTGAATCTCACCACCTTGTCTCTGCAGAACAACAGGCTCACAGGTGAAATCCCTGTTGGGTTGAGAAACCTCTCTCACATATACCATCTGAATCTGAGCAGAAACCTTTTGGTTGGTGTTGTTCCTTTTGATGttgggtttttgaaaagattgggGATGAATGTGGATTTGAGTGGGAATCCAGGACTGTGCTTGAATGGGTCTGAAGGGTTCGAAGGCGCGAAGATGGGCATCAGCAGCATCTGTGGGAACAGCAACAAGACAGGTTTTTTCGTTCATCCATTGAAGAGATCTAGTGCTCGATCTGGAGTCTGCAGTTTAGGCAATTTGGTGGGGGTTTTGGGTGTTTGGGGACTCTACCAGAGACTGTACTAG